A portion of the Panulirus ornatus isolate Po-2019 chromosome 43, ASM3632096v1, whole genome shotgun sequence genome contains these proteins:
- the LOC139762446 gene encoding uncharacterized protein — translation MKLLILVSLIAAVAADTLQTYSLPTPSGPRLTLGGSGLVSGGPGVLAGSSGFAAGGSGFVSGGPGFATGASGFSRGSCGPGQVLHVDGSCVSPHVTRNFFVYNAPPTAPIVGPPPHVPLPEVKHNVIFVHAPEAVVDHKPIVVPPPQQANTVYFLHRRPQVDQEVIHVPEGEQETPEVFFVSYRDGENPTLPTGEKLQDALSAAAQGGGQIIGSGGLGVGAGIGIGGGIGADFDDGIGIGIGIGGGGGSYGVTTPSSLYSAP, via the exons ATGAAGCTCCTG ATTCTCGTCTCCTTGATCGCGGCCGTGGCGGCTGACACGCTCCAGACCTACAGCCTTCCAACACCCTCAGGTCCAAGACTTACCTTAGGTGGATCTGGATTAGTCTCCGGCGGCCCTGGAGTACTCGCGGGCAGCTCCGGGTTTGCCGCTGGGGGTTCTGGCTTTGTCTCTGGTGGACCAGGGTTCGCCACGGGTGCCTCTGGTTTCTCTAGGGGAAGTTGCGGTCCAGGCCAGGTCCTTCACGTGGACGGCAGCTGCGTCTCACCTCACGTCACCCGAAACTTCTTCGTGTACAATGCCCCTCCAACGGCGCCGATCGTGGGTCCACCACCGCACGTTCCTCTGCCAGAAGTGAAACATAATGTTATATTCGTTCACGCCCCCGAAGCTGTCGTGGACCATAAACCCATTGTCGTGCCACCACCCCAGCAGGCCAACACCGTCTACTTCCTCCACAGGCGACCACAagtggatcaggaggtcatccaCGTGCCAGAAGGAGAACAAGAGACTCCAGAAGTGTTCTTCGTCTCCTACAGAGATGGCGAGAACCCAACTCTTCCCACGGGTGAGAAACTCCAGGATGCCCTCAGCGCCGCCGCTCAAGGTGGCGGTCAGATTATCGGCAGTGGTGGCCTTGGCGTTGGAGCTGGCATCGGCATTGGAGGAGGCATTGGTGCTGATTTTGACGATGGCATCGGCATCGGCATCGGCATTGGCGGAGGCGGTGGTTCGTACGGCGTCACCACCCCGTCCTCTCTATACTCTGCACCTTAA